One segment of Triticum aestivum cultivar Chinese Spring chromosome 2A, IWGSC CS RefSeq v2.1, whole genome shotgun sequence DNA contains the following:
- the LOC123185036 gene encoding zinc finger protein ZAT9, with product MDAVGELAAAGMHHHHHHHHHRCKVCGKGFSCGRSLGGHMRSHISLGEALPEADDELIRRSSANGGRTSANGAVGYGLRENPKKTRRLSDFADEEEDQGGDGGAQRACRECGKLFSSWRSLFGHMKSHAPGAARDHDEYDEADGDVDLLGEEEYSFAAEAEAEAEAEAEKEEEEEEEEMEPAPMEPLVPAPVAVMAAPPRRRRRSMRVAAPAPAPPPPMLSAFEKEQEDVALCLLMLSRDTTGGMRGSPAPKQAHLPRNGYGYNSDDDSALFQYGDAKTKSVAKSKKRRTSHYALNSASPKQRGEAAPPPAKRTRYECPGCGRVFSSYQALGGHRASHKRINTSCSAPKAAPAAAPAPEPSVDTYTSFGTLSPSASPDSVAIGIGAGSSKKPAAGEAEKFECPVCFRVFGSGQALGGHKRSHIIADAAFSSDGELYGSASVSVNEEQEQGYPVAAAGSLDLNFPPAPSEEA from the coding sequence ATGGACGCCGTGGGGGAGCTTGCTGCTGCGGGGatgcaccaccaccatcaccaccaccaccacaggtGCAAGGTGTGCGGGAAGGGCTTCTCGTGCGGCCGCTCGCTGGGCGGCCACATGCGCTCCCACATCTCGCTCGGCGAGGCGCTTCCGGAGGCCGACGACGAGCTGATCAGGCGCTCCTCCGCCAACGGCGGCCGCACCAGCGCCAATGGCGCCGTCGGCTACGGGCTCCGGGAGAACCCCAAGAAGACGCGCCGGCTGTCCGACttcgccgacgaggaggaggaccagGGCGGCGACGGAGGCGCGCAGAGGGCCTGCCGGGAGTGCGGCAAGCTGTTCTCGTCGTGGCGATCGCTGTTCGGCCACATGAAGAGCCATGCGCCCGGCGCCGCCagggatcacgatgagtacgacgaGGCCGACGGCGACGTGGACCTGCTTGGAGAGGAGGAGTACTCCTTCgccgcggaggcggaggcggaggcggaggcggaggcggagaaggaggaggaggaggaggaagaggagatggAGCCGGCGCCGATGGAACCGCTGGTGCCGGCGCCGGTGGCTGTGATGGCCGCGCCGCCCAGGCGGAGGCGCAGGTCCATGCGCGTGGCggcgccggcccccgcgccgccgccgccgatgctgAGCGCGTTCGAGAAGGAGCAGGAGGACGTCGCGCTCTGCCTCCTGATGCTCTCGCGCGACACCACCGGTGGCATGCGGGGTTCGCCGGCGCCGAAGCAGGCGCACCTCCCGAGGAACGGCTACGGCTACAACTCCGACGACGACTCGGCTCTGTTCCAGTAcggcgacgccaagaccaagagcgTGGCCAAGAGCAAGAAGCGAAGGACCAGCCATTACGCGCTCAACTCCGCCTCGCCGAAGCAGCGGGGCgaggcggcgccgccgccggcgaagcGCACCCGCTACGAGTGCCCGGGGTGCGGCAGGGTGTTCAGCTCCTACCAGGCGCTGGGCGGGCACCGCGCGAGCCACAAGCGGATCAACACCAGCTGCAGCGCCCCCaaggccgcgcccgccgccgcccccgcgccggagCCGAGCGTGGACACCTACACCTCGTTCGGCACCCTGTCCCCGTCGGCCTcgccggactcggtggccatcgGCATTGGCGCCGGCAGCAGCAAGAAGCCAGCCGCCGGCGAGGCGGAGAAGTTCGAGTGCCCGGTCTGCTTCAGGGTGTTCGGGTCGGGGCAGGCGCTGGGCGGGCACAAGCGGTCCCACATAATCGCCGACGCCGCCTTCTCCTCGGACGGCGAGCTCTACGGCAGCGCGAGCGTGAGCGTGAACGAGGAGCAGGAGCAGGGGtacccggtggcggcggcggggtcgctGGACCTCAACTTCCCGCCGGCTCCGTCGGAGGAGGCCTGA